The Amycolatopsis japonica nucleotide sequence GGAGTACTTCAAGGCGGGCACGAAGATCTCGGTCAACGCCGCGATCTACGGCAAGAACCTCGGCAACAACACCTTCGGCCGTGAGGACAAGCCCGCCAAGGTGGTCGTCGGCGACAAGCTGGTCGCGACCGCGGACGGTGGCACGCACCAGATGAAGGTCGTGGTGAACGACCAAGAGGTCAAGCAGATGCCGATCTCGATGGGCAAGCCGTCGAGCAGCACCCCGGCCGGGACCTACACGGTGATGAGCGAGCACACCGGGTACACGATGGACTCCAGCACGTACGGCGTCCCGACGGACAGCAAGGCCGGCTACCGGACGTTCGTGAAGTACGCGGTGCGCATGTCGAACAGCGGCATCTTCTACCACTCGGCGCCGTGGTCGGTCGGATCGCAGGGCAAGCGGAACGTGAGCCACGGCTGCATCAACCTGTCGACCGAGAACGCGAAGTGGCTGATGGACACTTCCAAGAAGGGCGACATCATCACCGTCGCCAACTCGGGCCCGCAGGTGCTGGAGCCGACCGACGGCTGGTCGGTGTGGCAGATGTCGTGGGACGACTGGAAGACCGGCGGCGACCGGAACTGACTTGTTCTTCATGAGGGTCCTGTCAGGACGGTTTCGTCCTGACAGGACCCTCATGGCGTTCAGGGTGACTTCTTGACCGAGGACGTGACCTTCACTGGTGGACGTGGGCTCAACCGCAGCGGTGCGGGTACTCGGTTCGGCGGAGACGCCACGAAGATCCTGAACTCGCGCGAGCACCACGCCGCGTTACCGATACCCCCGGAAAAAGCGAAACCCCAGCCTGCCGGAAAACCGGCCGAACTGGGGTCGATGGGGTGAGCGACGGGTTTCGAACCCGCGACCTCCTGGACCACAACCAGGTGCTCTACCAGCTGAGCTACGCCCACCATCGCCGGGCTCGGGGAACCCCCCATCACCTCGGCCGCACTATATTAGCGTGCCCGTTTCCGGGGCTCGCAACGGGTTACCGTTCGTGGCGTTCCTGCACTTCAGCGGCCGCGGCCTTGGCCTGTTCGGTGGTCGGGCCGGGCTGCGGGACGAAGGCGACGCGACGGTAGTAGTCGAGCTCGCCGATGGATTCCTTGATGTCGGCGAGCGCGCGGTGCGCGAGGCCCTTCTCGGGCTTGGCGTAGTAGATCCGCGGGTACCAGCGCCGGACGAGTTCCTTCACCGACGAGACGTCGACCATGCGGTAGTGCAGGTGCGCGTCGAGCAGCGGCATGTCGCGGGTGATGAAGCCGCGGTCGGTGGCGATGGAGTTGCCGGCGAGCGGGGCGACGTTGGCCTCGGGCACGTGCGCGCGGATGTACTCGAGCACGCGCTGCTCGGCTTCCTCCATGGTGACCGTGGAGCGCCGGACCTCTTCGGTGAGGCCGGAGCGGGCGTGCATTTCGCGGACGACCTCCGGCATTCCGTCGAGGGCTTCCTCGTCGGCGTGGATGACGATGTCGACGCCCTCACCGAGGACGTTGAGCTCGGCGTCGGTCACCAGCGCGGCTATTTCGATCAACGCGTCCTTGCCGAGGTCGAGCCCCGTCATCTCGCAGTCGATCCAGACTAGGCGGTCGTTCACCCCGAAACCCTAACCCGACCCGGGGATTCGTGGCGCGCGACGTGCGGGTTCGGCGCGTTGCTGGCACCGTGTGCATCCTCAGGTGAGTCATGTCACAGATCGGGGAGCGACAGTGGCCGAACAGGGTCCAGCCCAGGAGATCGCGCAGGGATATGTGAGCGACGGGGCGGCGGTGGAACTCGGCGCCGTCGTGATCGACGGCAAGGCCGACGCCGGCGCGGCGGTCCGCCTGCCGCTGGCGACGCTGAACCGGCACGGGCTGGTCGCGGGCGCGACCGGTACCGGCAAGACGAAGACCTTGCAGCTGATCGCCGAGCAGCTGTCCGCGGCGGGTGTGCCGGTGGTGCTGGCGGACGTGAAGGGCGACCTGTCGGGGCTCGCCGCGCAGGGCGAAAGCAACGACAAGATCGCCAAACGCGCGGAGGAACTGGGCGACTCCTGGGAGCCCGCCGCGTTCCCGGTGCAGTTCCTGTCGCTGGGCACCGGCGGCAAGGGATCGCCGATCCGGGCGACGATCACGAGTTTCGGCCCGATCCTGCTGTCGAAGGTGCTGGGGCTCAACGAAACGCAGGAGTCGACGCTCGGCCTGATCTTCCACTGGGCCGATCAGCGCGGTTTGGCACTGCTGGACACGAAGGACCTTCGCTCCGTCATCACGCACCTGACGAGTGACGAGGGCAAGGAGGACCTCAAGGGCATCGGCGGCGTCTCGGCCGCGACGGCCGGGGTGATCCTCCGGGCGCTGTCCAATCTGGAGGCTCAGGGCGGCGAGGACTTCTTCGGCGAGCCCGAGCTGGACGTCCACGACCTGATGCGCGAGGCCGACGGCAAGGCGATGGTGACCTTGCTGGAGCTGGACAACCTCCAGTCGAAGCCCGCGCTGTTCTCGACGTTCCTCATGTGGCTGCTGGCCGAGTTGTTCGAGGAACTGCCCGAAGAGGGCGACCTCGACAAGCCGAAGCTGGTGTTCTTCTTCGACGAGGCGCACCTGTTGTTCAACGACGCGTCGAAGGCGTTTCTGGAACGCATCGAGCAGACCGTGAAGCTGATCCGGTCGAAGGGCGTCGGCGTGTTCTTCTGCACGCAGCTTCCGACGGACATCCCGAACAACGTCCTGTCCCAGCTCGGCGCGCGCGTGCAGCACGCGTTGCGCGCGTTCACACCCGAGGACCAGGCGGCGCTGACGAAGACGGTGAAGACGTACCCGAAGACGAAGCACTACGAACTGGACTCGGCGCTGACGTCGCTCGGTATCGGCGAAGCGATCGTCACCGTCCTTTCCGAACGGGGCGCGCCGACGCCGGTCGCGTGGACACGCCTGCGCGCGCCGCGTTCCAAGATGGGCTCGATCGGCGCCGAAGCCATCTCCGCGGCGACGACGTCTTCGGACCTGCACGCGAAGTACGCCGAGACGATCGACCGCGAGTCGGCCTACGAGAAGCTCGCCGCGAAGGTGGCCGCTCCGCCTGCCGGTGAGGCGCCGCCGCCCGAAGCGCCCGCTCCGAAGCCGGAGAAGCAGGAGCCGGGGATGGTGGAGCAGGCGATGAAGAACCCGGCGGTGAAGTCGTTCCTCCGCTCGGCGGCGAGCGCGCTCGGCCGGGAGATCACGCGCGGTCTGTTCGGGAACCGGCGGCGGTGAGGAATACCTGACGCGATCTGTCAGGTATGCGCGGCAGACTCGGTGCCATGACCAACAGCGCGACTGCGTCGTTCACCGTGGACGGCTGGGATCCCCAAGCCGCCGAGAAGGCCG carries:
- the orn gene encoding oligoribonuclease, with product MNDRLVWIDCEMTGLDLGKDALIEIAALVTDAELNVLGEGVDIVIHADEEALDGMPEVVREMHARSGLTEEVRRSTVTMEEAEQRVLEYIRAHVPEANVAPLAGNSIATDRGFITRDMPLLDAHLHYRMVDVSSVKELVRRWYPRIYYAKPEKGLAHRALADIKESIGELDYYRRVAFVPQPGPTTEQAKAAAAEVQERHER
- a CDS encoding helicase HerA-like domain-containing protein — translated: MAEQGPAQEIAQGYVSDGAAVELGAVVIDGKADAGAAVRLPLATLNRHGLVAGATGTGKTKTLQLIAEQLSAAGVPVVLADVKGDLSGLAAQGESNDKIAKRAEELGDSWEPAAFPVQFLSLGTGGKGSPIRATITSFGPILLSKVLGLNETQESTLGLIFHWADQRGLALLDTKDLRSVITHLTSDEGKEDLKGIGGVSAATAGVILRALSNLEAQGGEDFFGEPELDVHDLMREADGKAMVTLLELDNLQSKPALFSTFLMWLLAELFEELPEEGDLDKPKLVFFFDEAHLLFNDASKAFLERIEQTVKLIRSKGVGVFFCTQLPTDIPNNVLSQLGARVQHALRAFTPEDQAALTKTVKTYPKTKHYELDSALTSLGIGEAIVTVLSERGAPTPVAWTRLRAPRSKMGSIGAEAISAATTSSDLHAKYAETIDRESAYEKLAAKVAAPPAGEAPPPEAPAPKPEKQEPGMVEQAMKNPAVKSFLRSAASALGREITRGLFGNRRR